A stretch of the Marinobacter sp. JH2 genome encodes the following:
- the fghA gene encoding S-formylglutathione hydrolase, translated as MTIENLSSNKSFGGWHKQYSHYSETLNCSMRFAIYLPPQASNGKKVPALYWLSGLTCTDENFMQKAGAHRIAAELGVAIIAPDTSPRGDDVADDDGYDLGKGAGFYVNATQVPWSQHYRMYDYVLNELPTLIEDMFPVSDQRSISGHSMGGHGALVLALHNPERFQSVSAFSPISNPVNCPWGKKAFGAYLGKDTASWAEYDASLLMQKASKFVPALVDQGEADNFLTEQLKPEMLEAAAKLSGYPLELNRHDGYDHSYYFISSFIEEHLRFHAKYLNQ; from the coding sequence ATGACTATTGAAAACCTGAGCAGTAACAAAAGTTTTGGTGGTTGGCACAAGCAGTACAGTCATTACTCCGAGACGCTGAACTGTTCTATGCGGTTTGCCATTTACCTGCCCCCGCAGGCCTCCAATGGCAAAAAGGTACCCGCGTTGTACTGGTTATCTGGCCTGACCTGCACCGATGAAAACTTCATGCAGAAAGCCGGTGCCCATCGTATAGCAGCCGAACTGGGCGTGGCCATCATTGCCCCGGACACTAGCCCCCGCGGTGACGATGTGGCCGATGATGACGGCTACGATCTGGGTAAGGGCGCCGGGTTCTACGTGAATGCGACTCAGGTACCCTGGAGCCAGCATTACCGCATGTACGATTACGTGCTCAACGAATTACCGACACTGATCGAAGACATGTTCCCGGTGAGCGATCAGCGTTCCATCTCTGGCCACTCTATGGGCGGGCATGGAGCATTGGTGCTGGCACTGCACAACCCGGAGCGTTTCCAGTCCGTCTCGGCATTTAGCCCGATCAGCAATCCGGTCAATTGCCCGTGGGGAAAGAAAGCCTTTGGCGCTTACCTCGGTAAAGACACCGCCAGCTGGGCCGAATACGACGCCAGCTTGCTGATGCAAAAGGCAAGCAAATTTGTACCGGCGTTGGTGGATCAAGGTGAAGCGGACAACTTCCTGACCGAGCAGCTGAAACCAGAAATGTTGGAAGCCGCTGCCAAACTAAGTGGCTATCCGCTGGAACTGAACCGGCATGACGGGTACGACCACAGCTATTACTTTATCTCCAGTTTTATTGAAGAGCACCTTCGCTTTCATGCGAAGTATTTGAATCAGTAA
- a CDS encoding TonB-dependent receptor — protein MRFRISILSAAVAVVSSGFTLQVSAQPVELDEIVVSASGFEQSQSAAPASITVIGHEEIQNKQAFSLTDILADVEGVDVSGSAGKTGGFDIRMRGMPAEYTLILIDGRRQNTAGNVTPNGFGQTATSFLPPPASIERIEVVRGPMSTLYGSDAMGGVINIITRKVSPEWTTSLTAETTLNQDSDFGDSRAYSAYTTGPLVDNLIGLQLRGRWFERDESELEFLDLNGDPIEVSTRGPSPVESEQYTVGGRLAVTPGDAHDLWLDIEISKQDYDNSEGQLGTLGPRGYGPELEFDRDQFAVGHTGRFAVGTLETSIMRNVTETGGRVIPNGVPGKAPGSHRELKAENRVIDSKLVMPMENHVLTVGGQWFDARMIDGVAEQEFKQKTKALFVEDEWFLADDLALTLGGRYDHHDSFGGQFSPRAYLVWNSTPELTVKGGVSRGYKTPGLEQLESGVVGFTGQGTIPMFGNPDLQPETSTSTELAVMYEKPAGYRVGATVFYNEFTDKIAEGPDLLNCSYAQDPNRPGCVDKGNWPLADVFGQDKNIDEAITQGVELHGSVPFAQDWRLAANYTYTDSEQRSGEQKGEPLTDTPEHMANAELRWTPSLRWSAFLKAQYESERYRARERVRGAPSYSDLGDFKSVTLVHMGGKFKATENLTVSATIYNLLDEDFIDYKAYDNGSGYGNRYANAEEGRRLWLSANVTF, from the coding sequence ATGCGGTTCAGGATTTCCATTCTCTCGGCTGCGGTTGCCGTTGTATCTTCGGGTTTTACGTTGCAAGTTTCAGCGCAGCCGGTCGAGCTGGATGAAATCGTGGTGTCAGCCTCGGGTTTTGAACAGAGCCAGTCCGCGGCTCCGGCCAGCATTACCGTGATAGGTCATGAAGAAATTCAAAATAAACAAGCGTTTAGTCTCACCGATATTCTTGCCGATGTAGAAGGTGTGGACGTTAGCGGTTCTGCAGGTAAAACAGGTGGTTTTGATATTCGTATGCGAGGCATGCCGGCCGAATACACGCTGATCCTGATTGATGGTCGGCGGCAGAACACCGCAGGTAACGTAACACCTAATGGTTTTGGGCAAACAGCCACCAGTTTTCTACCCCCTCCAGCATCCATTGAACGTATTGAGGTTGTCCGAGGTCCTATGTCCACTCTCTATGGCTCGGATGCCATGGGTGGCGTGATTAATATCATCACCCGCAAGGTCAGCCCGGAGTGGACAACTTCTCTGACTGCAGAAACCACACTTAACCAAGACAGCGATTTTGGTGACAGCAGAGCCTACAGTGCGTACACCACCGGTCCTCTTGTGGATAACTTGATTGGTCTGCAACTTCGGGGCCGTTGGTTTGAGCGTGATGAATCGGAATTGGAGTTTTTGGACCTCAATGGTGACCCGATTGAAGTCAGCACCCGTGGGCCGAGCCCGGTAGAGTCCGAGCAATACACCGTGGGCGGAAGACTCGCAGTCACGCCGGGTGATGCTCACGACTTATGGCTTGATATAGAAATCAGCAAGCAGGACTACGACAACTCGGAAGGGCAGTTGGGCACGCTGGGCCCCCGCGGCTATGGCCCGGAACTGGAATTCGATCGGGATCAGTTTGCTGTTGGCCATACAGGACGATTTGCTGTCGGGACGCTTGAAACCAGCATTATGAGAAACGTCACCGAAACCGGCGGCCGGGTCATTCCAAACGGAGTTCCGGGGAAAGCGCCCGGCTCGCATCGGGAACTGAAGGCTGAGAATCGGGTCATCGACAGTAAGTTGGTTATGCCCATGGAAAATCATGTCCTGACGGTGGGAGGCCAATGGTTTGATGCCCGTATGATCGATGGTGTGGCAGAGCAGGAATTCAAACAAAAAACCAAAGCGTTGTTTGTCGAAGATGAGTGGTTCCTGGCGGATGATTTGGCGCTGACTCTGGGAGGTCGGTACGACCACCACGATTCTTTTGGTGGCCAATTTAGCCCGCGAGCCTATCTGGTTTGGAATTCTACGCCGGAATTAACCGTCAAGGGTGGTGTGAGTCGGGGGTATAAAACGCCCGGCCTTGAACAACTGGAATCTGGTGTTGTCGGGTTTACCGGCCAAGGCACCATTCCAATGTTTGGGAACCCGGATCTGCAACCTGAAACCTCAACCTCAACCGAGCTTGCGGTGATGTATGAAAAACCCGCGGGCTACCGTGTTGGCGCAACCGTTTTCTACAACGAGTTTACGGACAAGATTGCAGAAGGCCCGGATCTGTTGAACTGCAGTTATGCACAGGACCCGAATCGCCCGGGGTGTGTGGATAAAGGTAACTGGCCATTGGCCGACGTGTTTGGTCAGGATAAGAATATTGATGAAGCCATCACTCAGGGGGTGGAATTGCACGGTTCAGTGCCTTTCGCACAGGATTGGCGCTTGGCGGCGAACTACACCTATACCGACAGCGAACAGAGATCCGGAGAGCAGAAAGGTGAGCCTCTTACCGATACTCCGGAGCATATGGCCAACGCCGAGCTGCGTTGGACACCTTCATTGCGCTGGTCAGCTTTCTTGAAAGCACAGTATGAAAGTGAGCGTTATCGTGCCAGAGAACGGGTACGTGGAGCCCCTTCCTATTCGGATCTAGGCGACTTCAAATCAGTGACTCTGGTGCATATGGGCGGGAAATTTAAAGCAACAGAAAATCTTACGGTAAGCGCTACTATTTACAACCTTCTGGACGAAGATTTCATTGACTATAAAGCGTATGACAACGGTAGCGGCTATGGAAACCGGTACGCGAATGCAGAAGAAGGACGCCGCTTGTGGTTATCCGCGAACGTCACGTTCTAA
- a CDS encoding transporter substrate-binding domain-containing protein: MRKLGQFIALVSILVLGVGAATVSASDKLYIYTENFPPYNMSATGRAFEHNGNGVDGICSEMVKAILDKSGLDHVIKLRNWDYGYKRALSKRNHGIFCTTYTEERAPNFKWVGPLTKNLWTIFAAAGTNLDIDKLEDTKGMLYGGFRNDVMTNYLLERGYKVSEMESDDINPKRLELGQVDLWISDRLAGPYFASQQDVEGLEPVYSFNESELYLAMNPNTPDEVIQKLQESLEAMKENGMYQAIETKYGL; this comes from the coding sequence GTGCGTAAATTGGGTCAATTCATAGCGTTGGTGAGCATTCTGGTCTTGGGCGTCGGGGCCGCAACTGTTTCTGCTTCCGACAAGCTTTACATCTACACCGAGAACTTTCCTCCCTACAACATGAGCGCCACAGGCCGTGCGTTTGAGCATAACGGTAACGGAGTGGATGGTATCTGTTCTGAAATGGTCAAAGCGATTCTGGATAAATCGGGCCTGGACCATGTCATCAAGCTGCGAAATTGGGATTACGGCTACAAGCGTGCCCTGAGCAAACGAAACCACGGCATTTTCTGCACAACCTACACCGAAGAGCGGGCGCCTAATTTTAAATGGGTAGGGCCGTTGACGAAGAACCTGTGGACAATTTTTGCAGCCGCCGGCACCAACTTGGACATCGACAAGTTGGAAGATACCAAAGGTATGTTATACGGAGGCTTTCGCAACGATGTGATGACCAACTACCTATTGGAGCGTGGCTATAAAGTCTCGGAAATGGAAAGTGATGACATCAACCCCAAGCGTTTGGAACTGGGCCAGGTAGATTTGTGGATCTCGGATCGACTGGCGGGACCTTACTTTGCGTCACAGCAAGATGTGGAAGGCTTGGAACCGGTTTATTCGTTTAACGAGTCTGAACTGTATCTCGCGATGAACCCGAACACCCCGGATGAAGTGATTCAGAAGTTGCAAGAAAGCCTGGAAGCCATGAAGGAAAATGGTATGTATCAGGCTATTGAGACTAAATACGGGCTATAA
- a CDS encoding acyl-CoA dehydrogenase C-terminal domain-containing protein encodes MPQYKAPLRDMKFLMNDVFDYPRHYAGLSSGENATPDIVEAILNECGRFCEEELSPLYQVGDEEGCKLENGEVTTPKGFKDAYNQYVMGGWQGLSAPEEFGGQGLPASMGLLKQEMMGTANWSFAMYPGLSLGAMNTIFLHGSDEQKQTYMVPLTEGRWGGTMCLTEPQCGTDLGQVKTKAEPQKDGTYKLTGTKIFISSGDHDLTENIVHIVLARLPGAPKGTRGISLFIVPKFLSTADGGVGERNGVNCGSLEKKMGIKASATCVMNFDDATGFLIGPENEGLECMFTFMNTARIGTAIQGVGPAELSYQWALEYAKDRRSMRALSGKKEPDQVADSLIHHADVRRMLLTQKAIAEGGRAMLYYAAKTADHMVEAHTAHDEEAAKKYDDKLGFLTPILKGFLTELGNEAANLGMQVFGGHGYIREHGMEQIARDTRIATLYEGTTGIQALDLLGRKVLLMTQGGAVREFTLKVANFARKHLTNSTLRPMAVELLKLTAQWNLLTVRVMLAARKDRDVVSAAAYDFLMYSGYVSMAYMWLRQAAVATDKLEKGGEESEAFYQTKISTAEFYYERLLPRAQSHATSMLSPTRNLMQIEADNLAFTG; translated from the coding sequence ATGCCTCAGTACAAAGCCCCCCTGCGGGATATGAAATTTTTGATGAACGACGTGTTTGATTATCCACGTCACTACGCGGGTTTGAGCTCGGGCGAGAACGCCACTCCAGACATCGTTGAAGCGATCCTGAATGAATGCGGCCGCTTCTGTGAAGAAGAGCTGAGCCCGTTGTACCAGGTAGGCGACGAAGAAGGCTGCAAGCTGGAAAACGGCGAAGTAACCACGCCAAAAGGTTTCAAAGACGCATACAACCAGTATGTGATGGGCGGCTGGCAAGGGCTTTCGGCTCCTGAGGAGTTCGGTGGCCAAGGTCTGCCAGCCTCTATGGGCTTGTTGAAGCAAGAAATGATGGGGACCGCCAACTGGTCTTTCGCCATGTACCCGGGTCTATCTTTGGGTGCGATGAACACTATTTTCCTGCACGGCAGTGACGAGCAGAAGCAAACGTATATGGTTCCCCTTACTGAAGGCCGTTGGGGCGGCACCATGTGTTTGACCGAGCCCCAGTGTGGTACCGACCTTGGCCAGGTGAAAACGAAAGCCGAGCCCCAGAAAGACGGCACCTACAAACTGACTGGCACCAAGATCTTTATCTCGTCCGGTGACCACGATCTGACCGAAAACATTGTCCACATCGTGCTGGCTCGCTTGCCAGGCGCCCCGAAAGGCACGCGCGGCATTAGCCTGTTCATCGTTCCCAAATTCCTGTCAACTGCAGACGGTGGCGTGGGTGAACGTAACGGCGTTAACTGTGGCAGCCTTGAAAAGAAAATGGGCATCAAAGCATCCGCCACCTGCGTGATGAACTTTGACGATGCCACCGGTTTCCTGATTGGGCCCGAAAACGAAGGCCTCGAGTGCATGTTCACCTTTATGAACACGGCCCGTATCGGTACCGCCATCCAGGGTGTTGGCCCTGCAGAATTGTCCTATCAGTGGGCGCTTGAGTACGCCAAAGATCGTCGTTCCATGCGGGCTCTGTCCGGAAAAAAAGAACCTGACCAAGTAGCCGACAGCCTGATCCATCATGCCGACGTTCGCCGCATGCTGCTGACTCAGAAAGCCATCGCTGAGGGCGGTCGTGCCATGCTTTACTACGCAGCTAAGACAGCTGACCACATGGTTGAAGCGCACACCGCCCACGACGAAGAAGCAGCCAAAAAGTACGACGACAAGCTGGGCTTCCTAACGCCAATTCTGAAAGGTTTCCTAACCGAGTTGGGCAACGAAGCAGCAAACCTCGGTATGCAGGTATTTGGTGGCCACGGCTACATTCGGGAACACGGTATGGAGCAGATCGCTCGGGATACCCGAATTGCCACATTGTATGAAGGTACTACCGGTATTCAGGCGCTGGACCTGCTGGGCCGTAAAGTGTTGCTGATGACCCAGGGTGGCGCGGTACGTGAGTTCACTCTGAAAGTTGCGAACTTCGCTCGTAAGCACCTGACCAACAGCACGCTGCGCCCAATGGCTGTTGAGCTTCTGAAACTGACGGCTCAATGGAACCTGCTGACGGTTCGCGTGATGCTTGCTGCTCGCAAAGACCGCGATGTGGTCAGCGCAGCAGCATACGACTTCCTGATGTACAGCGGTTATGTGTCAATGGCGTATATGTGGTTGCGTCAGGCTGCGGTCGCGACTGACAAACTGGAGAAGGGTGGCGAAGAGTCAGAAGCCTTCTATCAGACCAAAATTAGCACTGCCGAGTTCTACTATGAGCGCCTGCTGCCCCGTGCTCAAAGTCATGCCACCAGCATGCTGAGCCCAACCCGTAACCTGATGCAGATCGAAGCGGATAATTTGGCCTTTACCGGATAA
- a CDS encoding DUF3833 domain-containing protein produces the protein MQSRWVSRKARRLSLSGLILLMVVVLGGCAGPSLDNHQDAGPVLVPQVFFNGELSARGVVKNFSGEVIRTFDADIVASWDVDGTGTLDEVFRFNDGEIQTRVWTLTPDGNSYNADAGDVVKPGNMRWQGNALHMNYLLRVAYGDGTIDVRMDDWMYLITPDTLINQTTMTKWGIKVGEVVLVIQKKGAGSYSQN, from the coding sequence ATGCAAAGTCGTTGGGTTTCTCGAAAGGCCCGTAGATTGAGCTTGTCAGGTCTTATACTGTTGATGGTAGTGGTGCTCGGGGGCTGTGCTGGACCATCTTTGGATAATCATCAGGACGCCGGACCTGTCCTGGTACCGCAGGTGTTTTTTAATGGCGAACTTTCAGCCCGAGGAGTGGTCAAGAACTTTTCGGGTGAGGTGATTCGTACTTTCGATGCCGACATTGTCGCGAGCTGGGATGTCGATGGTACGGGCACGTTGGACGAGGTATTTCGTTTCAATGATGGTGAAATTCAGACACGAGTTTGGACTCTAACGCCGGACGGCAACAGTTACAATGCGGACGCTGGAGATGTCGTGAAGCCTGGCAACATGCGTTGGCAAGGTAACGCATTGCATATGAACTATCTGCTCAGAGTCGCCTACGGGGATGGCACGATTGATGTGCGCATGGACGATTGGATGTATTTGATTACGCCGGATACCCTGATTAATCAGACCACGATGACGAAGTGGGGGATTAAGGTGGGAGAAGTGGTGCTGGTTATCCAGAAAAAAGGGGCGGGCTCCTACTCGCAAAATTAA
- a CDS encoding efflux RND transporter periplasmic adaptor subunit, with translation MWKQWLVGLAVIVIVLVGAGVYLNQQPVSEEQSQQAKPTTVNVGQPHLRQISDEISAVANLRPVDSVELMTEASGRVVELNLKPGQPVQQGDVLLRLDDRQARADLAVLKARLSDARRQFDRARSLRANNSVSQSQVDELQTSVAVAVAELEAAKVRLENHRIEAPFAGVIGLSDISPGAFLQAGTSITTLDSSGQLELNFSVPERFVGQVKIGQPVSAVSPAFPDQLFEGQLVELATRISELSRTLAVRAVIDNSHGQLRPGQFMSASLTLQQREALVVPEQAVMVRGDEKYVFLAEDGLARRVLVRIGNRMPGWVEIKEGLSLEDSVVVTGQDRLSSGNRIRVLESDRSIPENRFESVRES, from the coding sequence ATGTGGAAGCAGTGGTTGGTTGGTCTGGCGGTCATCGTCATAGTGCTGGTGGGAGCAGGTGTATATCTGAACCAGCAACCGGTTTCGGAAGAGCAAAGTCAACAAGCTAAGCCGACGACAGTCAATGTAGGCCAGCCACATTTGCGCCAGATTAGCGATGAGATTTCTGCGGTCGCTAACCTGCGGCCGGTTGATTCTGTTGAATTGATGACGGAAGCCAGCGGTCGGGTGGTGGAGCTGAATCTGAAACCTGGCCAGCCGGTTCAACAAGGGGATGTTCTGCTTCGCTTGGACGACCGACAGGCCCGTGCCGATTTGGCGGTATTGAAGGCGCGGCTTTCCGATGCCCGGCGCCAGTTCGACAGGGCTCGAAGTTTGCGGGCCAACAACAGTGTGTCCCAGTCCCAAGTTGATGAGCTGCAAACCTCGGTCGCTGTTGCGGTGGCTGAGCTGGAAGCCGCCAAAGTTCGTTTGGAAAACCACCGCATCGAAGCACCGTTTGCTGGTGTGATTGGGCTTTCAGACATTAGCCCCGGCGCCTTTTTGCAAGCCGGAACCAGCATTACCACGCTGGATTCCAGCGGCCAGCTTGAGTTGAACTTTTCAGTACCGGAGCGATTTGTTGGCCAGGTAAAGATTGGCCAGCCGGTCTCAGCGGTGTCGCCGGCCTTTCCCGACCAATTATTTGAAGGCCAGTTGGTGGAACTTGCCACCCGCATCAGTGAATTAAGCCGAACCTTGGCGGTGCGCGCAGTGATTGACAACTCCCATGGACAACTGCGGCCGGGGCAGTTTATGTCGGCCTCACTGACCCTGCAGCAACGAGAAGCACTGGTGGTCCCGGAACAGGCAGTGATGGTGCGTGGTGATGAGAAGTACGTGTTCCTGGCAGAGGACGGCCTTGCCCGCCGGGTGCTCGTTCGGATTGGCAATCGCATGCCGGGGTGGGTGGAAATCAAAGAAGGATTGAGTCTCGAAGACTCTGTTGTGGTCACCGGGCAAGACCGGCTGAGCTCAGGGAACCGCATTCGTGTGCTTGAGTCTGATCGTTCGATTCCCGAAAACCGGTTCGAATCGGTTCGGGAGTCCTGA
- a CDS encoding efflux RND transporter permease subunit, producing MVLSDISIKRPVFATVLSLLIVVFGLSALFGLPVREYPDIDPPVVSVSTEYTGAAAEVVDSQITQVIEGSISGIEGIRSIESSTEQGESRTNIEFNTSRDIDIAANDVRDAVSRILNRLPDEADPPVVRKADSDARPMMWVTLTSDVWDAAELSDFADRVLSDRFSVLDGVADVRIGGERRYAIRVWLDREKLAARNITVAEVEQALRANNVELPAGSVDSATRNFTVRAEGRLSTVDEFRNLVVRRDGNDLLRLGEVANVHMGVESDVGRLRASGRTAIGMGIIRQSKANTVAVSDAVKNELESIRETLPPEVSIAESYDESIFIRASIKEVLITLAISVSLVILVIFLFLRSWRATLIPAVTIPVAVIGSFIGLGFLGFSINVLTLLAVILAIGLVVDDAIVMLENIQRRIDEGEPPLLAAYHGAKQVAFAVIATTLTLVAVFVPISFMGGNIGRLFAEFGFTLAAAVIVSSLVALTLAPMLCSKWLRHSPETEEGHRLWAFSEKVLNGLTRGYEKALRFSLSQSGLLLGLGLAGLVMAAAIYPNLPQELAPTEDRGVIIMPVGAPRGSTVEFTDHFVQQAEQELLEYLDDDTAERLLSIVGFRDEEDSAFMIMGLAPWDERTVKQQAVTSEIREKLADISGVRINVINPPGLGQRGFSQSVEFVVAGSDYASVQAWSDEIVERAKENPNLLNVDSDFELTRPELRVNIDRDRAADLDITVEDVGLTLQTMLASRQVTTYMDRGQEYDVIVQADDAQRATPNDLEQIFMRPRAGGQLIPLKALVSVDEIGANPDLKRIDRLPAVVISASLADGYDLGTALDYLNNLAVDNLPPEARVSYRGLSREFEESSSAIVVTFALAFVIVFLVLAAQFESWIHPLIIMLSVPLAVTGALLALAWSGISLNIYSQIGIIMLLGLMAKNGILIVEFANQLRDQGYEVRDAILEGAILRFRPVLMTTISTVFGAVPLVIATGAGAESRAAIGVVILGGLIFATTLTLFIIPVLYNLLARYAKSANAVEKELERLSGGKVEDSGQI from the coding sequence ATGGTGCTCTCCGACATTTCAATTAAGCGCCCGGTTTTTGCCACGGTTCTTAGCCTGTTAATTGTTGTTTTTGGTCTCTCGGCGCTGTTTGGTTTGCCGGTGCGGGAATACCCGGATATTGACCCGCCCGTAGTGTCGGTATCTACCGAATACACCGGCGCCGCGGCAGAGGTAGTGGATAGCCAAATCACGCAAGTGATTGAAGGCAGCATCAGCGGAATAGAAGGCATTCGATCGATTGAATCGTCCACCGAACAGGGCGAATCCCGTACCAACATCGAATTCAACACCTCCCGAGATATCGACATTGCCGCTAACGATGTGCGTGACGCCGTGTCTCGAATTCTGAACCGGCTACCGGACGAAGCCGATCCCCCCGTAGTCCGCAAGGCCGACTCCGACGCGCGACCCATGATGTGGGTAACTCTGACCAGTGATGTTTGGGACGCCGCCGAACTCAGTGATTTCGCTGACCGGGTATTGAGTGATCGCTTTTCGGTACTGGACGGTGTGGCCGATGTGCGTATCGGGGGCGAGCGCCGCTACGCCATCCGGGTGTGGCTGGATCGGGAAAAACTGGCGGCGCGAAATATTACTGTGGCGGAAGTCGAGCAGGCCCTTCGTGCCAATAACGTGGAACTCCCGGCTGGGTCGGTTGATTCAGCTACCCGCAATTTCACGGTACGAGCTGAAGGCCGTTTATCCACAGTGGACGAGTTCCGTAATCTGGTGGTGCGCCGGGATGGCAACGATCTCTTGCGCCTGGGCGAGGTAGCCAACGTACACATGGGCGTGGAATCCGATGTTGGCCGGCTTCGGGCCAGCGGGCGTACGGCGATCGGTATGGGCATCATTCGCCAGTCAAAAGCGAATACCGTTGCTGTGTCCGACGCCGTGAAAAACGAGCTGGAATCAATACGTGAAACCTTGCCTCCCGAAGTGTCGATTGCCGAAAGCTATGACGAATCTATCTTTATCCGCGCCTCCATCAAAGAAGTGCTGATCACACTGGCGATCTCTGTGTCGCTGGTCATATTGGTAATTTTTCTGTTTCTGCGTTCTTGGCGCGCCACTCTTATACCGGCAGTGACCATACCGGTTGCGGTTATAGGATCCTTTATCGGTTTAGGCTTTTTAGGTTTTTCCATTAACGTGCTGACCCTGCTGGCGGTGATTCTGGCGATTGGCCTGGTGGTGGATGATGCCATCGTGATGTTGGAGAACATTCAGCGTCGTATTGATGAAGGGGAACCGCCATTGCTGGCGGCCTATCATGGTGCCAAGCAGGTCGCCTTTGCGGTGATTGCCACTACGTTGACCTTGGTGGCTGTTTTCGTGCCGATTTCGTTTATGGGCGGCAACATCGGGCGGCTGTTTGCGGAGTTCGGTTTTACCCTGGCCGCAGCGGTGATTGTTTCCAGCCTAGTGGCTCTAACGCTAGCGCCCATGTTGTGTTCCAAATGGCTCAGACACAGCCCCGAAACGGAAGAAGGACATCGTTTGTGGGCGTTCAGTGAAAAAGTATTGAATGGCCTGACCCGTGGCTACGAGAAAGCATTGCGGTTTTCCTTGAGCCAATCCGGCTTATTGTTGGGGTTGGGCCTGGCTGGGCTGGTAATGGCTGCGGCGATCTACCCGAATCTTCCACAGGAGTTGGCACCGACGGAAGATCGCGGGGTGATCATCATGCCGGTGGGTGCGCCGCGGGGTTCCACCGTGGAGTTTACCGATCATTTTGTTCAACAAGCTGAACAAGAGTTGCTCGAATACCTGGATGACGATACGGCAGAGCGATTATTGTCGATCGTTGGCTTCCGTGACGAGGAAGACAGTGCCTTCATGATTATGGGGCTGGCTCCCTGGGATGAAAGAACTGTGAAGCAGCAAGCGGTAACCTCTGAAATACGAGAAAAGCTTGCAGACATTTCCGGCGTTCGTATCAATGTGATTAACCCGCCGGGCCTTGGTCAGCGCGGTTTCAGTCAGTCTGTGGAATTTGTGGTAGCAGGCTCGGATTACGCATCGGTACAAGCCTGGAGTGATGAGATCGTTGAGCGGGCTAAAGAAAACCCGAATCTGTTGAACGTAGACAGCGACTTTGAGCTGACTCGCCCGGAATTGCGGGTCAACATCGACCGGGATCGGGCGGCAGATCTCGACATTACGGTGGAAGACGTTGGCCTGACGCTGCAAACCATGCTGGCCTCTCGTCAAGTTACGACCTACATGGACCGCGGCCAGGAATACGATGTGATTGTTCAGGCTGATGATGCGCAACGCGCAACGCCGAACGACTTGGAGCAAATATTTATGCGGCCGAGGGCAGGGGGGCAGTTGATCCCGTTGAAAGCCTTAGTATCGGTGGATGAAATTGGTGCTAACCCGGATCTCAAGCGCATTGACCGGTTACCCGCGGTGGTGATCAGTGCGTCACTGGCCGATGGCTATGATCTGGGCACCGCGCTCGACTATCTGAACAATCTGGCTGTGGATAACTTGCCGCCGGAAGCGCGAGTGTCGTACCGAGGCTTGTCCCGGGAGTTCGAGGAATCGTCATCGGCCATCGTAGTCACCTTCGCCTTGGCGTTCGTGATTGTCTTTCTGGTATTGGCGGCACAATTTGAAAGCTGGATTCATCCGTTGATTATCATGTTGTCCGTGCCTTTGGCGGTCACGGGTGCTTTGCTGGCGTTGGCTTGGTCGGGCATCAGCCTGAACATATACAGCCAGATCGGCATCATCATGCTATTAGGGTTGATGGCCAAAAATGGAATACTCATCGTTGAATTTGCCAACCAGCTCCGGGACCAGGGGTACGAAGTCAGAGATGCCATTCTGGAAGGTGCCATTCTTCGTTTCCGGCCGGTGTTGATGACTACGATATCCACAGTCTTCGGTGCGGTGCCCTTAGTGATTGCCACCGGCGCCGGAGCGGAGAGCCGTGCTGCGATCGGTGTGGTGATTCTGGGTGGGCTGATTTTCGCGACCACGTTAACGCTGTTTATTATCCCGGTGTTGTATAACTTGCTGGCCCGATATGCAAAATCCGCCAATGCTGTGGAAAAAGAGCTGGAGCGGTTGTCCGGGGGGAAGGTTGAGGATTCCGGCCAGATATGA